TTGAGGCATACGCCCAGAAGATCGGCACTGAAAACTTCAAGATTAAGAGAAATTTCCACACGTCCTCTTGAACCGTATTTTCTGACAATTTTTTCCCAGCTGTGTTCGAATCCGCGCAATGAGGCCGGCAGCCTCCATTTAAGATCAAGAAAACGGGAATTTACACTGCGGATTTCCCAGACATGGCTCCATTTGTCTTCTGTTGTTTCAGCTCTGCCGAAACCGGTCATGCTAATAGGCATTAAAGCTCCTTGTTATTTATATATATTCTATTTAATATTTAAAAATCAGACACATGCAGCAAGAATTTTATCACCCTCAATACCAAGAGGTTTTACTTTGACCAATGATCTCGATTCAGGATTCTGTGTGCACTCAACTATTTTACAGGTTGTATAATATTCACATACTCCGACTTCTCCATCCTGCACAAGAACATGCAGGCTGTTTAATGAAGTCAGCTCTTTTATAAATTTACTTTTCTTATTTTTTACAACTTCACGCAGCTGCGCGGCTCTGGCCTTTTTTATTTTATCGGGAAGATGCCCCGGCATTTTAGCTGCCGCCGTACCCGGCCTTAGAGAATACGGGAAAACATGAGCATAAGAAAGAGGGAGTTTATGACAAAATTCAAGAGTATTTTGAAACTCCTGCTCAGTTTCACCGGGAAAACCGGTTAAAATATCTGCTCCCAGCCCGAAAACAGGCCATATCGTCTTTAAAGACTCAAGAAAATCCAGCACATCCTCTGGTTTATAATGTCCTCTGCCCATACGCTTTAAAACTTCCGCGTCTCCACTTTGCAACGAAAGATGCAGTTGAGGACATATCAGGCTGGACTTTTTGAAAATTTCAAGAGCCCTTTCATGAAGCTGTCCGGGTTCTAGGGAACTGATACGCAACCTTGCCCGTCCCTTCCATTCAGCCCCGAAATTCTGCTCAATCTCTTCCATCAGGTCCCAGAAATCAGGACGGTCATCAATATCCCGTCCATAGTGGCTTAAATTAATACCGCTGATGATCATTTCCCTGAAACCGGCATCCAGCAGTCTTTTTATTTCTTTCAGGATATCTTCAATGGGGCGGCTGATACTCTTTCCTCTGGTTATGGGAACAATGCAGTATGTGCATCTGTGTGAACAGCCATCCTGAACTTTAACAACAGCTCTGGCCCGCTGATAATCATCAATACTAAATGGTGCAAAAACATTTTCAGAGCAGCAGGCCCCTTCCCTTTCAAGAGGTCCGCAAAGCAGCTCCGCCTTTCTTTCCTGCGGTATTACTTCCACAACTCCGGGAAGTTCGGCAAGTTCGGCAGCAAAAACCTGAGCAGCGCACCCGGTTACAATAATCTTTCCCTCTGGATTATAGCGGTTTATATGTCTGACCGTCTGTCTAAGATCACGCAGGGCCGCGGCGGTAACAGCACATGAATTAACAACAACAATATCCGCGTCTTCTTCCTTTTCAGCAGGCTGCATTCCTTTTTTAATCCAGCTCTGACGGATTGATTCGCTTTCGTATTGATTTATCTTGCAGCCAAGTGTTGTTAACCAGAATTTATTCATTAAGACTTCCTGTAAATTTTTACAGATATTATCTCATCTGTAGAGATCCTTCAAAATATTTAGGTAAAAAAAGGGCGCAGTAATGACCCGTCGGCGCACTTGTATATGCGAGCCACCCACATTGGCAAGCCCTTAGGCGAAGAAAGAAAAACTATGGATCGAAATTTCAACACCAAAAACCGGCAGTAAAAACACATAAGTTTTTCCTGCCGGTTTTTAAAATACCTGAACTTATTTATTAAGAACCTCAATCCTTTTTAAAATCAGCTAGTTTTTAAAAATACGGATAGAATAATTTCTGGATTTCGGCAGCCAGTTTACGATCAGAGCGATGGCCAGCATGATTAAAGCTCCGCTTGCTACCGGCACGAGTACATACAAAAATCCAAGCTCATGAATTCTGCTGCTCCCGATTACAGCAATAAGAGCGGTAGCTCCTCCCGGAGGATGCAAAGTCCCCGTTACATGCATCACGGCTATTGCCGTTGAAACCGCCAGAGCACAGGCCAGCCATGCAATATTTCCGACAAGCATAAAACATGAAACCCCGACAATAGCAGAGAGAATATGTCCCCCTAGCATATTTCTGGGCTGGGCCAGAGGACTGTGAGGAGCTCCATAAATCAATACAGCAGAAGCTCCGAACGATCCGATTATCATCGGCAGATCACTTTTTAAAAGAAAATCATAATGAATTAAAGCGACTGCTGAAATACCGAGAAAAGCTCCCAGCCATGACCAGAAAACTTCTGAAACCAGCTTGTGCGGTGGCTTTTCCGCAATTAATGAATTCAATATTTTCATATCATCCAACCTGTTGAGTTATGGTGTCGATCTGCTTCAACCCTACTCAGCCACACGGTCGAATAATTTGACTTGAGTCATTTTAAATAAAAAAACTCCTTCCTGTGCTTATAAAAACAGGAAGGAGTTTTCAGATTGATGACAAAGTCCTCGCCTTTTGGCGGGGACTTTTTTATATTATTTGCATGTTAAAAAAATCTGATCAAAAGCAAGTCACTGTTGAGCTAGTAACAATTGAAGAGCTGGTTCCTGAAAACCATTTACTTCGAAAAATAAATAAGTTTATCGACTTTTCATTTATTCAAGAGAAGACCAAGCATCTTTACTGTGAGAACAATGGTCGTCCAGCAATTGATCCAGTTGTTCTTTTTAAGATGTTATTTATTGGGTATATATTTGGAATTCGCAGTGAGAGGCGTCTTGTCAAAGAAATACAAGTCAATATGGCTTATCGCTGGTTTCTTGGTTTTGGTA
Above is a window of Maridesulfovibrio bastinii DSM 16055 DNA encoding:
- the mtaB gene encoding tRNA (N(6)-L-threonylcarbamoyladenosine(37)-C(2))-methylthiotransferase MtaB, translated to MNKFWLTTLGCKINQYESESIRQSWIKKGMQPAEKEEDADIVVVNSCAVTAAALRDLRQTVRHINRYNPEGKIIVTGCAAQVFAAELAELPGVVEVIPQERKAELLCGPLEREGACCSENVFAPFSIDDYQRARAVVKVQDGCSHRCTYCIVPITRGKSISRPIEDILKEIKRLLDAGFREMIISGINLSHYGRDIDDRPDFWDLMEEIEQNFGAEWKGRARLRISSLEPGQLHERALEIFKKSSLICPQLHLSLQSGDAEVLKRMGRGHYKPEDVLDFLESLKTIWPVFGLGADILTGFPGETEQEFQNTLEFCHKLPLSYAHVFPYSLRPGTAAAKMPGHLPDKIKKARAAQLREVVKNKKSKFIKELTSLNSLHVLVQDGEVGVCEYYTTCKIVECTQNPESRSLVKVKPLGIEGDKILAACV
- a CDS encoding HPP family protein, with protein sequence MKILNSLIAEKPPHKLVSEVFWSWLGAFLGISAVALIHYDFLLKSDLPMIIGSFGASAVLIYGAPHSPLAQPRNMLGGHILSAIVGVSCFMLVGNIAWLACALAVSTAIAVMHVTGTLHPPGGATALIAVIGSSRIHELGFLYVLVPVASGALIMLAIALIVNWLPKSRNYSIRIFKN
- a CDS encoding transposase; the encoded protein is MLKKSDQKQVTVELVTIEELVPENHLLRKINKFIDFSFIQEKTKHLYCENNGRPAIDPVVLFKMLFIGYIFGIRSERRLVKEIQVNMAYRWFLGFG